The region CTAATAGCCCTTCCTTTTATACTTAACTTGTTGAGTTTAATCACATGTCTTTTACTTTTATTCTTTGATTACTTTCTTTTATACTTAACTTGTCATGAGTTTAATCACATGCCTTTTACTTTTATTCTTTGATTACTTGTTTAGTTAGGAATTCTTTGGTACCACAAGATATTgttctttttaactttttatcaCACAAATAATCCCACAAAACATATTCTTTTAAGGACCAAATCCTTGAACTTAATTCATTTGCTTGATTCTTACGAAAAGAAATTCAGAAtatgtaaaatccatataaattcaaactttaagtaggaaaaataacaaaaaattaagataaaaattagataaaatatgtataaaattaagCCATATCaatctttaaaattatattatcgGTAAATGTTAATCTAATGTGTGTTGCTAACATGacttttttataataatacactttctctttctcttttttatgtGTATGTTTTATATGGTGTAGATGAcaactttattttctctcaatcaaaGTAAGGactcaaaataacaatttttaataattgagatacAAAATCTTAACATTTTGTATAATAAGGATCCAAcgccatattttttttaattattgtggGACCACAATAAATCAATCAGTTTATTCAAATACTATCATCTAGTCATCTATGTGGTGCGTCACTTACAAAAACGGGATAGTTCATACATGTGCTAACATTTCGTTATAGAATTtaaattaacaatttttaataattgcgATATCAAATCTTGACATTTAGCACATCAAGGactaaatgtcatattttttaattgttgaaggGACACCGTATATATTAAGTAAAAGGAAAATGCTAAGTATAAATAcaaattctttttttctatatatgacagtctttatttttattttttttcagctCATTTGTTACGTTAGTAAACAACAAGCTAtcgttttcttttattcttaattaacttgtTGACTTTAATTGCatgccttttttcttttattctttaattgtttaGTTAGGAATTGTTTGGTAGCCGAAGATATTGTCCTTTAAACTTTTTCGTCGCATGCGCATTATAAAGGAAGAACTCTCCTTGCATATAAAGGGCTTAGAAACACTTGAGACTCTTGAAAGAAATACAGAAGAGATTAAAGAGGAGAAGCTGAAGAACAATGGCCGAGATTAAGGAAGAGAATAAACAAATGCATGATGTGGCGAGTTTTCCGGGAGTGTTTGTAAGTATTTGTACTAGATAAACTCAGCTCTTAGACAAGTTTAAAAATTTGTGTAAACTCAGCTCTCAGAGAAGTTTAAAACTTTAATCATGAGGTGAAaccataatattataataccATATTATTGAGAAATGTTTAGTAATATAAAAATACACCtagataaacaataaataaaattaaatatcctTATGAATAGAGTACAAAACTAAAGGACAGTGGtctagatgaaaaacaaccctGAGATGGCAAAAGCTTTATGTTCCTCTTGTCAAAGATGTTTCTCATgccaaagattttttttttttttttgtattttttattagtccCAAATCCTTCATAACAAAGGATTTGCTTTATGTTAAATTTTCGTTTTAAAGTCATGCATGACAATTACAGGTCTTATGAGTGAGCATTATTGAGAAATGTTTACACTtccaaatcaaaccaaaaatttcaacTAATTTGGTTAGATTATTTGGTTCAGTTTTAGCTATTatcttttcaaatttcaatttttgtttttcgaAGATGGCttaaatattacttaattaatttaaacatattaaaccctaaattattaattagaagataaatgatAGGATAGAATGACCCATCTTAAAATGCTAATGATAACAAGGGAGatgaattttagttaatttttacaaaatagtATATAGGATACTAATACAAGTTATTTAATGTTTCTAGATTACTTCTCTTCCAGCATTGTACCGCCTGGATGATAAGGGAAGCACTGTGAGTATATATTATTCATACTTTGATGGGATTTTAATGATTAAAACTCTGAAACGTGTTTTATAAGTTGAAATTtgtatacttatttattttaattattcatgaaTTTCTTTTTGGCAATGAAGCCAAAACTTAATTTTAGTGGTCAGTATTGATCCAAATTATTCATGAATTTCTTTTTGGCATTGAATTTCTTTTCACCAAAACTTAATTTTAGGAATTTGCGGATCGGTTGTCACACCGTATTCAGGAAAGGATCAATAAACACTGCTTTCTTGATTGGTATGAGATATTGTCGAAGAAAATATATGTCAATAATGTGTTTGTGAGTGACCATAAACCAATAGTGGTCAGTATTGGTCTAAATTACCGGGACACAATCAAGTCAGAGGTAATGGAGTTCTATAAAATCTCATACATGAAGAGATTTTTTGAGCGTACAAATACTGATTTGAAGGAATTCCTGAGGGACACTGTCAACTCTTTCATCCCAACAGTATCCATGTGTCAGTCACTCTACAATTGGAATGACGAACTTGATGTGTTGATGGAAATGTTCATCGTTGATGGTGGCTTCATCATCGAGTTGTTTTGGAGAAACGGCGACATCAAAGGGAATGAATTCGTAGACACTATTCTTATGTCAGAATGGGTTCTGTATGCCTTCAGTCGAGACCTGATTTTACGCGACAACCAACTGCCCTTCCAGGTCCTCACAATGTTGTTCGAACGTACTGGGCTTTCGGCGAAATTGGATCAACATGATAGCAACCACCACCACAAGCTCACCGGATTGGCCTTTAAGTTTCTAGAGCGTATTGTTCCAAACCAGAAACTAGACCACAAGCTTGTCAACATTCACAATCCGAATCAGGATCTCCTAAGCACGGTATATGACGGTTTGAGCTGGTTGAGACCCAAagctaataataattataattccaACATTGACAAGGATAAGAAAGATATTGGGGATGAAAAATGGAACTTGGTGAAATCAGCAACTGAGCTTCAAGAGTTTGGAGTTGAGTTCAAAATGGTGGATACAGACAATTTGGTATACATAACGTTGAATAAGGGGGTATTGTGTATCCCACGCATACGCATTCGATATGGCACAGCATATTCCATCAACGTGCTGCTCCAGTTTGAGAATAGTATTCTCCGAAAAGAACCAGGCCAGCCAAGATGCCTTACCGACTACCTATGGTTTATGAATAGTTTGGTGAAATCCCCCAATGATGTTCAGCTACTTCGCCAGAAAAATATCATCGATAATCTATCGGAGCTACCTGATGATGCCGCCATTCTCAAGTTTCTGAAAGATTTACACGAGTCTCTGATGATCTCTCCCGCTAACTTCAGCTACAAGGAAATTTGCAGGAATCTGAATGTGCATTGCAGTCATCGGCGAAACAGTTGGTTGGCAAAATTGAAGAGGGATTACTTCAACAGCCCGTGGGCAATTATCTCCTTCTTTGCAGCTTCCCTATTACTTATTCTCACTGTTGCGCAAACTGGATTTTCTGTTGCCTCCTACTACAATCAAGGCTAGCTAAATAATTAAGTC is a window of Diospyros lotus cultivar Yz01 chromosome 10, ASM1463336v1, whole genome shotgun sequence DNA encoding:
- the LOC127812017 gene encoding uncharacterized protein LOC127812017 → MAEIKEENKQMHDVASFPGVFITSLPALYRLDDKGSTEFADRLSHRIQERINKHCFLDWYEILSKKIYVNNVFVSDHKPIVVSIGLNYRDTIKSEVMEFYKISYMKRFFERTNTDLKEFLRDTVNSFIPTVSMCQSLYNWNDELDVLMEMFIVDGGFIIELFWRNGDIKGNEFVDTILMSEWVLYAFSRDLILRDNQLPFQVLTMLFERTGLSAKLDQHDSNHHHKLTGLAFKFLERIVPNQKLDHKLVNIHNPNQDLLSTVYDGLSWLRPKANNNYNSNIDKDKKDIGDEKWNLVKSATELQEFGVEFKMVDTDNLVYITLNKGVLCIPRIRIRYGTAYSINVLLQFENSILRKEPGQPRCLTDYLWFMNSLVKSPNDVQLLRQKNIIDNLSELPDDAAILKFLKDLHESLMISPANFSYKEICRNLNVHCSHRRNSWLAKLKRDYFNSPWAIISFFAASLLLILTVAQTGFSVASYYNQG